A stretch of the Psychroserpens sp. Hel_I_66 genome encodes the following:
- a CDS encoding VOC family protein, producing MKLGAFSISLAVKDIKASKAFYETLGFKVFAGQLENNYLIMKNGNSLIGLFQGMFENNILTFNPGWDENANALDAFDDVRAIQKHLKSKDITLQTEADEATSGPASFVVLDPDGNAILIDQHV from the coding sequence ATGAAACTAGGCGCATTCTCCATTAGTTTAGCAGTTAAAGATATCAAAGCCTCCAAAGCATTTTACGAAACTTTAGGTTTTAAGGTTTTTGCTGGACAATTAGAAAATAATTATCTCATCATGAAAAACGGAAATTCTTTGATTGGCTTATTTCAAGGCATGTTTGAAAATAATATTCTAACCTTTAATCCTGGTTGGGATGAAAATGCAAATGCATTGGATGCGTTTGATGATGTAAGAGCAATTCAAAAACATTTAAAATCTAAAGATATCACATTACAAACCGAAGCAGATGAAGCAACCTCTGGTCCAGCAAGCTTTGTTGTTCTTGATCCAGATGGTAATGCTATATTGATAGACCAACATGTATAA
- a CDS encoding ZIP family metal transporter translates to MQSYLLPILAVGIGIFFAFITKQKKSNYTKLLLSFSGAFLLALTLFDLLPEVYHHLEAKKTGLFIMCGILLQIILEFFSKGAEHGHVHIHKEETNFPWLLFISLCVHSFLEGFPIHDHNDMVYGVLIHKIPIAALITAFLLQSNFNKLQIGSFLIVFTLMTPLGTFISNASEISTHYLTIINAIVIGIFFHISTTILFETGEGHKFNLSKLVAIVLGVGIAYII, encoded by the coding sequence ATGCAATCGTATTTACTCCCCATATTAGCTGTAGGTATTGGTATTTTTTTTGCGTTTATAACCAAACAAAAAAAATCAAATTACACTAAGTTACTACTCTCATTTAGTGGTGCATTTTTATTGGCACTCACCTTGTTTGACTTATTACCAGAAGTGTACCACCACTTAGAAGCTAAAAAAACCGGACTCTTTATTATGTGCGGAATTTTACTTCAAATCATTTTAGAGTTCTTTTCTAAAGGTGCAGAACATGGGCACGTCCATATTCACAAAGAGGAGACCAATTTCCCATGGTTGTTATTTATAAGTTTATGTGTGCATAGTTTTTTAGAAGGTTTTCCAATTCACGATCATAACGACATGGTTTACGGAGTACTCATCCATAAAATCCCAATTGCAGCGCTAATAACCGCATTTTTACTGCAATCTAATTTTAACAAACTCCAAATAGGAAGTTTTCTAATTGTATTTACATTAATGACACCTTTAGGGACCTTCATTTCTAATGCTTCGGAAATATCAACTCATTACCTCACCATCATCAATGCCATTGTGATTGGGATCTTTTTTCATATTTCTACAACCATACTTTTTGAAACTGGAGAAGGACACAAATTCAATCTTTCAAAATTGGTCGCTATTGTTTTGGGTGTTGGGATTGCTTATATAATATAG
- a CDS encoding class I SAM-dependent methyltransferase, whose translation MAKQTQHWYASWFDTPFYHILYKDRNHNEAQLFMDNLTNYLNLPEHGEILDLACGKGRHSLYLNSLGYNVTGVDLSENSIAYAKQFENETLHFDVHDMCKPYKKQFDAVFNLFTSFGYFEKEEDNLNTIKAIQEDLNETGFGVIDFLNSQYIIDHLVSEDVKTVQGIDFYQKRSIQDGYIVKDISFSTEGEDYKFQERVKAFTLKDFETLFEKAGVYLLDVFGDYKLNRFDAKTSERLVMIFK comes from the coding sequence ATGGCAAAACAAACACAACATTGGTATGCATCTTGGTTTGACACACCATTTTACCATATTTTATACAAAGACAGAAACCATAATGAAGCTCAGCTTTTTATGGATAACCTAACCAATTACCTAAACCTTCCAGAACACGGTGAGATTTTGGATTTGGCCTGCGGAAAAGGCAGACATTCCTTATATCTCAACAGTTTAGGATACAATGTCACTGGAGTGGATCTATCTGAAAACAGCATTGCATACGCCAAACAATTCGAAAATGAGACCCTTCATTTTGATGTTCACGATATGTGCAAACCTTATAAAAAACAATTTGACGCAGTATTCAATCTGTTTACGAGTTTCGGTTATTTTGAGAAAGAGGAAGATAACCTTAATACCATAAAAGCAATTCAAGAAGATCTAAATGAGACAGGTTTTGGTGTTATTGATTTTTTAAACAGCCAATATATTATTGATCATCTGGTTTCCGAAGATGTAAAAACCGTACAAGGAATTGATTTTTATCAAAAACGAAGTATTCAAGACGGTTACATTGTTAAAGATATTTCTTTTTCTACGGAAGGTGAAGATTATAAGTTTCAAGAACGAGTTAAAGCATTTACACTAAAAGATTTTGAAACACTTTTTGAAAAAGCTGGCGTATATTTATTAGACGTTTTTGGAGATTATAAATTAAATCGTTTTGATGCCAAGACATCAGAGCGTTTAGTCATGATATTTAAATAA
- a CDS encoding DUF4268 domain-containing protein codes for MFSKEESRQLRQEFWTSFGKSFPRKWILYDTKIKGFSFKFHFDNKTALVALDLEDDLENRIKYWEKLQSLKSILVSDYISEVIFKEEYFLENGKEISRIFVPLEQKVSIHNKNTWREVMVFFNETMHQFELFFEEYRDILED; via the coding sequence ATGTTCTCAAAAGAAGAAAGTCGCCAATTAAGACAGGAATTTTGGACAAGTTTCGGGAAGTCCTTTCCTAGAAAATGGATTCTTTATGATACAAAAATCAAAGGCTTTTCGTTTAAATTTCATTTTGACAATAAAACTGCACTTGTCGCTTTAGATCTTGAGGATGATCTAGAAAACCGAATCAAGTATTGGGAGAAATTACAGTCTTTAAAATCGATTTTGGTGAGTGATTATATTTCCGAAGTCATTTTTAAAGAAGAATACTTTCTAGAAAATGGTAAGGAAATCTCAAGAATCTTCGTGCCTCTTGAGCAAAAAGTGTCCATTCACAATAAGAATACATGGCGAGAAGTAATGGTATTTTTTAACGAAACAATGCATCAATTTGAATTGTTCTTTGAGGAATATCGAGATATTTTAGAAGATTAA